The Acomys russatus chromosome 1, mAcoRus1.1, whole genome shotgun sequence genome has a window encoding:
- the LOC127190589 gene encoding reactive oxygen species modulator 1-like, with translation MLVAVGPYGQSQPSCFNRVKIGFVVGCAVGMAASALFGTFSCLRIGMRGRELMGGIGKTMMQSGGTVGTFRAIRMGIRC, from the coding sequence ATGCTGGTGGCCGTGGGTCCCTACGGGCAGTCCCAGCCCAGCTGCTTCAACCGCGTGAAGATAGGCTTTGTCGTGGGTTGTGCTGTGGGCATGGCAGCCTCGGCGCTGTTCGGCACCTTCTCCTGTCTCAGGATCGGAATGCGGGGTCGGGAGCTGATGGGCGGCATTGGGAAAACCATGATGCAGAGTGGTGGCACCGTTGGCACATTCAGAGCCATCCGAATGGGCATACGATGCTAA